A stretch of Amycolatopsis balhimycina FH 1894 DNA encodes these proteins:
- a CDS encoding class I SAM-dependent methyltransferase yields the protein MPLDSTGKISFDHIYTAPDPRPFFGTLRRVDYGIPQLAKPYFAKLISEHPAERPAVLDIGCSYGVNAALQRCGATMDDLYAHYTDPAVRALDHAALVEADRKRTRTGGPKYYGLDNSGPALEYALSAGFLDEAIHADLELDDPDVVQQKLLDDVDLVVSTGCVGYVTEKTLTRVARGARPWMAHFVLRMFSYEPVAASLAELGYDTAQVPGAFRQRRFASEEEQTQILDTLDAAGVDPTGLEADGWLYAQLYVSRPEGAATLATALENSEQEG from the coding sequence GTGCCTTTGGACTCGACCGGCAAGATCTCGTTCGACCACATCTACACCGCGCCCGACCCTCGGCCGTTCTTCGGCACATTGCGCCGCGTGGACTACGGCATTCCCCAGCTGGCGAAGCCGTACTTCGCGAAGCTGATCTCCGAGCACCCCGCCGAGCGCCCGGCCGTGCTCGACATCGGCTGCTCGTACGGTGTCAACGCGGCCCTGCAGCGGTGCGGCGCGACGATGGACGACCTCTACGCCCACTACACCGACCCTGCCGTGCGTGCCCTGGACCACGCGGCGCTGGTCGAGGCCGACCGGAAGCGGACCCGCACCGGCGGCCCGAAATACTACGGCCTGGACAATTCGGGCCCGGCGCTCGAGTACGCGCTTTCCGCCGGGTTCCTCGACGAGGCGATCCACGCGGACCTCGAACTCGACGACCCGGACGTCGTCCAGCAGAAGCTCCTGGACGACGTCGACCTCGTCGTCTCGACCGGCTGCGTCGGGTACGTCACCGAGAAGACCCTCACCCGGGTCGCGCGCGGCGCGCGGCCGTGGATGGCGCACTTCGTGCTGCGGATGTTCTCCTACGAGCCGGTCGCGGCGAGCCTGGCCGAGCTGGGGTACGACACCGCGCAGGTGCCGGGTGCGTTCCGGCAGCGGCGGTTCGCGTCCGAAGAGGAGCAGACGCAGATCCTCGACACCCTGGACGCCGCCGGGGTGGACCCCACCGGTCTGGAGGCCGACGGGTGGCTCTACGCGCAGCTGTATGTTTCCCGTCCTGAAGGCGCGGCCACCCTCGCCACCGCGCTTGAGAATTCCGAGCAAGAAGGATGA
- a CDS encoding alpha/beta hydrolase fold domain-containing protein produces the protein MTPPPFDPELAAVVDELRAGRPPLTTLADIPARRALVAADERTVGELAAAHSGFAFREERAGDVPLLVVTPKGRASAGVLYHVHGGGMIVGSHRGADVPVLLEWAGDLNLTVVSPGYRLAPEHPYPAAVEDCYAGLLWTAEHLGRRPVIGGASAGGGLAAATTLLARDRGGPDLAGQLLICPMLDDRNDSASAVDLDGRGLWDRTANNVGWTAYLGDRCDVPAYAAPARAEDLSGLPPAFLDVGTAETFRDEVVAYASRIWQAGGEAELHVWPGGFHGFDALVPGAAISRAARAARLAWLRRLLSQ, from the coding sequence GTGACTCCGCCGCCGTTCGACCCCGAGCTGGCGGCGGTCGTCGACGAGCTGCGCGCCGGACGTCCGCCGCTGACGACGCTTGCCGACATCCCCGCGCGCCGCGCACTGGTCGCCGCGGACGAGCGGACCGTCGGTGAGCTGGCCGCGGCGCACTCCGGATTCGCCTTCCGCGAGGAACGCGCCGGTGACGTGCCGCTGCTGGTCGTCACACCGAAGGGCCGGGCCTCGGCCGGCGTCCTCTACCACGTGCACGGCGGCGGCATGATCGTCGGCAGCCACCGCGGCGCGGACGTGCCCGTCCTGCTGGAGTGGGCCGGGGATCTGAACCTCACCGTTGTCTCGCCGGGGTACCGGCTCGCTCCGGAACACCCGTACCCGGCGGCGGTCGAGGACTGCTACGCCGGTCTCCTGTGGACAGCCGAGCACCTGGGCCGCCGTCCGGTGATCGGCGGGGCCAGCGCGGGCGGTGGGCTCGCCGCGGCGACGACGCTGCTGGCGCGCGACCGCGGCGGCCCCGACCTCGCCGGCCAGCTGCTGATCTGCCCGATGCTCGACGACCGCAACGACTCGGCGTCCGCCGTCGACCTCGACGGCCGGGGCCTGTGGGACCGCACGGCGAACAACGTCGGCTGGACGGCATACCTCGGCGACCGCTGCGACGTCCCCGCCTATGCGGCTCCGGCTCGCGCCGAAGACCTTTCAGGCCTGCCGCCCGCCTTCCTGGACGTCGGCACGGCCGAGACGTTCCGCGACGAGGTCGTCGCCTACGCGAGCCGGATCTGGCAGGCGGGCGGCGAAGCCGAGCTGCACGTGTGGCCGGGCGGGTTCCACGGGTTCGACGCTCTGGTGCCCGGCGCGGCGATCAGCCGGGCGGCCCGTGCCGCCCGGCTGGCCTGGCTGCGGCGCCTGCTAAGCCAGTAG
- a CDS encoding HalD/BesD family halogenase: protein MSTSVAPLEMVGTDRYPLTDPDGPAWRETVGRTRAELAEVGCSVLADFIRPELHEVLRAECAALEPHAYTKIEKVNAYNTAIDEPLPEDHPGRTIMERGNAFVARDRIPASSIISRLYTSPLFQRFVADCFALPELHELADPLSGLTLNVIAPGRAHPWHFDTNTHTVSMLTQAAADGGTFEYCPGIRSAADENFAAVRSVLAGDIRPVRRLDLRPGDLQLFKGRFALHRVSTVEGVIARHSAIFAYSERPGVIGSAERTRQLFGRVLPAHLTERTARGDELLD from the coding sequence ATGAGCACCTCCGTAGCGCCACTGGAGATGGTCGGCACCGACCGCTACCCCCTCACCGATCCGGACGGTCCCGCCTGGCGGGAGACGGTCGGCCGCACCCGCGCCGAGCTGGCCGAGGTCGGCTGCAGCGTCCTCGCCGACTTCATCCGCCCGGAACTGCACGAGGTGCTGCGGGCCGAATGCGCCGCGCTCGAACCGCACGCGTACACGAAGATCGAAAAGGTCAACGCCTACAACACCGCGATCGACGAGCCGCTGCCCGAAGACCACCCCGGCCGGACGATCATGGAACGCGGCAACGCCTTCGTCGCGCGCGACCGGATCCCGGCGTCGTCGATCATCAGCCGGCTCTACACCAGCCCGTTGTTCCAGCGGTTCGTCGCCGACTGCTTCGCGCTACCGGAGCTGCACGAGCTCGCCGACCCGCTGTCCGGGCTGACGCTCAACGTCATCGCGCCCGGCCGCGCGCACCCGTGGCACTTCGACACGAACACCCACACCGTCAGCATGCTGACGCAGGCCGCGGCCGACGGCGGGACGTTCGAGTACTGCCCCGGCATCAGGTCCGCCGCGGACGAGAACTTCGCCGCCGTGCGCTCGGTGCTGGCCGGCGACATCCGGCCGGTCCGGCGCCTGGACCTGCGGCCGGGGGACCTCCAGCTCTTCAAGGGCCGGTTCGCGTTGCACCGGGTCAGTACGGTGGAGGGTGTGATCGCGCGTCACTCCGCGATCTTCGCCTACAGCGAGCGCCCGGGGGTCATCGGCAGCGCGGAGCGGACCAGGCAGTTGTTCGGCCGGGTCCTGCCCGCCCACCTCACGGAGCGCACCGCCCGCGGCGACGAGCTGCTCGACTAG
- a CDS encoding choline/carnitine O-acyltransferase, translating into MTVSSPEWSTRTFGNEDRLPRVPLPTLDDSCRRLLEWCAPLLTPDELAETEAAVAEFLAPASPAHGLQAALEEYDRSPGVRSWLDTFWPYRYLGRRDRIALNANFFFLFRESSLGQVERAAELAASAVDYKLRLDDELVPPVLLRGTPQSMVQHKYLFSATRIPGEVLDSVRTPYREGWEGPSRERHIVVFHQNTPFRMDVIAEDGRPYSPAQIADGLHAILKTGRFTDEPDVAAGHFTTKARAEWAASRAALLEAGNGDSLETIETALFCLCLDDFTPSNALEAGDRLLYGDNRWYDKAVSLIVFEDGTAGINVEHCELDGTTILGFTDALLSGSRLPRETADGVPGFESIEFTLTGTLREDARAAGAAYKAYADATATQTVSFDFGANRAKELGMSPDAFAQMAYQLAHRRAKGLTGATYESIATRQFQNGRTEAMRVVTPEVVRFADIMTDENASPDEKREAFRAAAAKHVARAKECQAGDAPEQHLWELQLIGKRRGDTETPALYTSPGWLKMRDDYLSTSSAPSVNIQYFGFGSTSPQCIGIAYVLLPDRWNIYLSTPKHVSAEMYRFADELARAVRELQDLLA; encoded by the coding sequence ATGACCGTGAGCAGTCCGGAATGGTCCACCCGAACCTTCGGCAACGAAGACCGGCTTCCCCGCGTCCCGCTTCCGACGCTGGACGACAGCTGCCGCCGCCTCCTCGAATGGTGCGCCCCGCTGCTGACACCGGACGAGCTGGCGGAAACCGAAGCGGCCGTCGCGGAGTTCCTGGCGCCGGCCAGCCCTGCGCACGGGCTGCAGGCGGCGCTCGAGGAGTACGACCGCTCGCCCGGTGTGCGGAGCTGGCTCGACACGTTCTGGCCGTACCGCTACCTCGGCCGCCGCGACCGGATCGCGCTCAACGCCAACTTCTTCTTCCTGTTCCGCGAATCCTCGCTGGGGCAGGTGGAACGCGCGGCCGAGCTGGCCGCGTCCGCCGTGGACTACAAGCTCCGGCTCGACGACGAACTGGTGCCGCCGGTCCTGCTGCGCGGCACGCCGCAGTCGATGGTGCAGCACAAGTACCTTTTCTCGGCGACGCGGATCCCCGGTGAGGTCCTGGACAGCGTGCGCACGCCGTACCGCGAGGGCTGGGAAGGGCCGTCCCGGGAACGGCACATTGTCGTCTTCCACCAGAACACGCCGTTCCGCATGGACGTCATCGCCGAGGACGGGCGGCCGTACTCGCCCGCGCAGATCGCCGACGGCCTGCACGCGATCCTCAAGACCGGCCGCTTCACCGACGAGCCGGACGTCGCGGCCGGCCATTTCACGACGAAAGCCCGCGCGGAGTGGGCGGCTTCGCGGGCGGCGTTGCTCGAAGCCGGCAACGGCGACTCGCTCGAGACGATCGAAACCGCGTTGTTCTGCCTGTGCCTGGACGACTTCACGCCGTCGAACGCCCTGGAAGCCGGGGATCGGCTGCTGTACGGCGACAACCGCTGGTACGACAAGGCCGTGTCGCTGATCGTGTTCGAAGACGGCACCGCGGGGATCAACGTCGAGCACTGCGAACTCGACGGCACCACGATCCTCGGCTTCACCGACGCGCTCTTGAGCGGCTCTCGACTGCCACGGGAGACCGCCGACGGCGTGCCGGGCTTCGAGTCGATCGAGTTCACGCTGACCGGCACTCTCCGCGAAGACGCTCGCGCCGCCGGAGCCGCCTACAAGGCGTACGCGGACGCCACAGCGACGCAGACGGTGTCGTTCGACTTCGGCGCCAACCGGGCGAAGGAGCTGGGCATGTCCCCGGACGCCTTCGCGCAGATGGCGTACCAGCTGGCCCACCGCCGCGCGAAGGGCCTGACCGGCGCGACGTACGAGTCGATCGCCACCCGGCAGTTCCAGAACGGCCGGACCGAGGCCATGCGGGTCGTCACGCCCGAGGTCGTGCGCTTCGCCGACATCATGACCGACGAGAACGCTTCTCCCGACGAGAAGCGCGAAGCGTTCCGTGCCGCCGCGGCGAAGCACGTCGCCCGTGCGAAGGAGTGCCAGGCCGGTGACGCGCCGGAGCAGCACCTGTGGGAGCTGCAGCTGATCGGGAAACGCCGCGGCGACACCGAAACGCCGGCCCTGTACACCTCGCCGGGCTGGCTGAAGATGCGCGACGACTACTTGAGCACCAGCTCGGCACCGTCGGTCAACATCCAGTACTTCGGGTTCGGCTCGACCAGCCCGCAGTGCATCGGCATCGCCTACGTGCTGCTGCCGGACCGCTGGAACATCTACCTGAGCACGCCGAAGCACGTCTCGGCGGAGATGTACCGCTTCGCCGACGAACTCGCCCGCGCGGTACGCGAACTGCAGGACCTACTGGCTTAG
- a CDS encoding discoidin domain-containing protein: MSPTPRRRAVVLAAALAASGLTVITGATTPAAAATCPATASGGANVPFRTVEAECSATNGSAVGPGYTQASLASEASGRQAVRIGTGQYVEFTLPAAANAINVHYSVPDGSSGRLSVYVNGTKLSGGLSVTSRYSYVDTSWIPGAKTHHFFDDARLPLGQNLAPGAKVRVQADSGDIGQATLDLADFEQVGGAGTKPANALSVTDYGATADDGSDDSQAFRTALAAARSQGREVWVPSGRFEIGSALQIDQTTVRGAGPWYTVLHGNNIFNNGSASGNIRLYDFAVFGDVTERNDGSPDNAFHGVLGNGSVVSGLWIQDTKCGLWLMNGASSNVTIENNRILDTQADGVNFDGAVTNSTLRNNYLRNDGDDGLALWSNGQADSGNTIANNTVVQPNLANGIALYGGSNNTVRGNLVQDTNALGGGYVVGNRFNSVPLGGTITLSDNTALRAGALDPNWQFGVGALWFDARDQAITGVTIRVTGFTAIQSPYEAIQFIDGNGAGKPIQGITIDGVSVQGAGTFVAQAQTQGSVSISNLTASGVGVTGTYNCPYPASIPRMTFSGSGNSGWTGTWDDCSTWPPPNSGPPQPPLPGTNLARGKAISASGSQGGFPPSNAVDGDANSYWESANNAFPQTLTVDLGTASSINKVTLRLPPSPAWGTRTQTVTISGSTDGASYTTLVGSRGYTFDPASGNTASVSFTATSQRFVRLSFSGNTGWPAGQAAEVEVAAA; this comes from the coding sequence ATGTCCCCTACTCCCCGGCGCCGCGCCGTAGTGCTGGCCGCGGCGCTCGCCGCGTCCGGGCTGACTGTGATCACCGGCGCGACGACGCCCGCCGCGGCGGCGACCTGCCCGGCAACGGCGTCCGGTGGCGCGAATGTGCCGTTCCGGACGGTCGAAGCCGAGTGTTCGGCGACGAACGGCTCGGCCGTCGGCCCCGGCTACACCCAGGCGAGCCTGGCTTCGGAAGCCTCCGGGCGGCAGGCGGTCCGGATCGGGACCGGCCAGTACGTCGAGTTCACGCTGCCCGCGGCGGCGAACGCGATCAACGTCCACTACAGCGTCCCGGACGGTTCCTCGGGCCGGCTTTCGGTGTACGTCAACGGCACCAAGCTGAGCGGCGGGCTCTCGGTGACGTCGCGGTATTCCTATGTGGACACCAGTTGGATCCCGGGCGCGAAGACCCACCACTTCTTCGACGACGCGAGGTTGCCGCTGGGGCAGAACCTCGCGCCTGGGGCGAAGGTGCGCGTGCAGGCCGACTCGGGTGACATCGGCCAGGCGACCCTCGACCTCGCCGACTTCGAGCAGGTCGGCGGCGCGGGCACGAAACCGGCGAACGCGCTCTCGGTCACCGACTACGGCGCCACCGCGGACGACGGCTCCGACGACTCGCAGGCGTTCCGCACCGCGCTGGCGGCCGCGCGTTCGCAAGGGCGCGAGGTCTGGGTGCCGTCCGGGCGCTTCGAGATCGGCTCGGCCCTGCAGATCGACCAGACGACTGTGCGCGGCGCCGGCCCGTGGTACACCGTGCTGCACGGCAACAACATCTTCAACAACGGCAGCGCGTCCGGGAACATCAGGCTCTACGACTTCGCCGTCTTCGGCGACGTCACCGAGCGGAACGACGGCAGCCCCGACAACGCGTTCCACGGCGTCCTCGGGAACGGCTCGGTCGTATCCGGCCTGTGGATCCAGGACACCAAATGCGGCCTGTGGCTGATGAACGGCGCGTCGTCGAACGTCACCATCGAGAACAACCGCATCCTCGACACCCAGGCCGACGGCGTGAACTTCGACGGCGCGGTCACGAACTCGACGCTGCGCAACAACTACCTGCGCAACGACGGCGACGACGGGCTCGCGCTGTGGTCCAACGGCCAGGCCGACTCGGGCAACACCATCGCGAACAACACGGTCGTCCAGCCGAACCTGGCCAACGGCATCGCGCTGTACGGCGGCTCGAACAACACCGTGCGCGGCAACCTGGTGCAGGACACCAACGCCCTCGGCGGCGGTTACGTCGTCGGGAACCGCTTCAACTCGGTTCCGCTGGGCGGCACGATCACGCTGTCGGACAACACGGCACTGCGGGCCGGGGCGCTCGACCCGAACTGGCAGTTCGGCGTCGGCGCGCTGTGGTTCGACGCGCGCGACCAGGCGATCACCGGCGTGACGATCCGCGTCACCGGGTTCACCGCGATCCAGAGCCCGTACGAGGCGATCCAGTTCATCGACGGCAACGGCGCCGGCAAGCCGATCCAGGGCATCACCATCGACGGCGTCTCGGTCCAGGGCGCCGGCACGTTCGTCGCGCAGGCACAGACGCAGGGGTCGGTGTCGATCAGCAACCTGACGGCGTCCGGCGTCGGCGTCACCGGGACGTACAACTGCCCCTACCCGGCGTCGATCCCGCGCATGACGTTCAGCGGGTCCGGCAACAGCGGCTGGACCGGCACCTGGGACGACTGCTCGACCTGGCCCCCGCCGAACTCCGGCCCGCCGCAGCCGCCGCTGCCGGGCACCAACCTCGCACGGGGCAAGGCGATCAGCGCGTCCGGTTCGCAGGGTGGTTTCCCGCCGTCGAACGCGGTCGACGGCGACGCGAACTCCTACTGGGAGAGCGCGAACAACGCCTTCCCGCAGACGCTGACCGTGGACCTCGGCACGGCTTCGTCGATCAACAAGGTGACGCTGCGTCTGCCGCCGTCGCCGGCCTGGGGCACACGCACCCAGACGGTGACGATCTCCGGCAGCACGGACGGCGCCTCGTACACGACGCTGGTGGGTTCGCGCGGCTACACGTTCGACCCCGCTTCCGGCAACACGGCGTCGGTGTCGTTCACGGCGACGTCGCAGCGTTTCGTGCGGTTGTCGTTCAGCGGCAACACCGGCTGGCCCGCCGGCCAGGCGGCCGAGGTCGAGGTGGCGGCCGCCTAG
- a CDS encoding LacI family DNA-binding transcriptional regulator — MTRRLAEVARQVGVSEATVSRVLNGRSGVSAGTRAAVLTALDVMGYERPTQLRGDRARLVGLVLPELQNPIFPALAEIMGNALAQQGFTPVLCTRTAGGVSEAEYVELLLQQQVSGVVFAGGLYAQADALHSHYHHLVERRLPTVLINAAVDHLGLPQVSCDDAVAVEQVVGHLSSLGHEKIGLVLGPSDHVPSRRKLEAFQAYAAKLGLPVLDELVEHGMFSIEGGHAAAARLYPRGATAVLCASDLLALGAIRAARRQGLSVPEDISVVGYDDSALMNCTDPPLTTTRQPIEAMGRAVVELLVKRINGGEVAAEELLFAPELVVRGSTARRTA, encoded by the coding sequence ATGACGCGTCGCCTTGCCGAAGTCGCCCGCCAGGTCGGGGTCAGCGAAGCCACGGTCAGCCGCGTGCTCAACGGCCGGTCCGGGGTGTCCGCCGGCACCCGGGCGGCCGTGCTCACCGCGCTGGACGTGATGGGTTACGAACGACCCACCCAGCTGCGCGGCGACCGGGCCCGGCTGGTCGGGCTGGTGCTGCCGGAGCTGCAGAACCCGATCTTCCCCGCCCTGGCCGAGATCATGGGCAACGCGCTCGCCCAGCAGGGCTTCACGCCGGTGCTTTGCACGCGGACCGCGGGCGGGGTGTCCGAAGCGGAGTACGTCGAGCTGCTCCTGCAGCAGCAGGTCTCGGGCGTGGTGTTCGCCGGCGGGCTGTACGCGCAGGCCGACGCGCTCCACTCGCACTACCACCACCTCGTGGAGCGGCGGCTGCCGACGGTGCTGATCAACGCCGCGGTCGACCACCTCGGGCTGCCCCAGGTCTCGTGCGACGACGCGGTCGCCGTCGAGCAGGTCGTCGGGCACCTGAGCTCGCTCGGACACGAGAAGATCGGCCTGGTGCTCGGCCCGTCCGACCACGTGCCGTCCCGGCGCAAGCTCGAAGCATTCCAGGCGTACGCGGCGAAGCTGGGGCTGCCGGTGCTGGACGAGCTGGTCGAGCACGGGATGTTCTCGATCGAAGGCGGCCACGCGGCGGCGGCCCGGCTGTACCCTCGCGGTGCGACGGCGGTGCTGTGCGCAAGTGACCTGCTGGCCCTGGGCGCGATCCGCGCAGCGCGACGACAGGGCCTGTCGGTCCCCGAGGACATCTCGGTGGTCGGCTACGACGACTCGGCCCTGATGAACTGCACCGACCCGCCCCTGACGACGACCCGCCAGCCCATCGAGGCGATGGGCCGCGCGGTGGTGGAACTGCTGGTCAAGCGGATCAACGGCGGCGAGGTGGCAGCCGAGGAGCTGCTCTTCGCACCGGAGCTGGTGGTCCGCGGCTCCACGGCACGGCGCACGGCTTAG
- a CDS encoding class I SAM-dependent methyltransferase produces MSQRRADGSAGDADYGAIGGVYTDYRKPDPRIGQYLLDALGDARTVLNVGAGAGAYEPGDREVTAVEPSASMRAQRPAGLPPAVDAVAEKLPFPDRAFEGAMSTFSVHQWNDLWTGLREMRRVTRGPIAILTCDPERLRRFWLLDYAPEVIETEAGRYPSIDDIADGLGGHTSVVGVPIPIDCTDGFNEAYYARPERLLDPGARLSCSAWSFVDDRVHHRFAAELQHDLDDGTWDRRYGGLREQATFDGSLVLVVSDPTA; encoded by the coding sequence ATGAGCCAGCGACGGGCCGACGGCAGCGCAGGGGACGCGGACTACGGCGCGATCGGCGGGGTGTACACCGACTACCGCAAGCCGGATCCGCGGATCGGCCAGTACCTCCTCGACGCGCTGGGCGACGCGCGAACCGTCCTCAACGTCGGCGCGGGCGCCGGTGCGTACGAGCCGGGCGACCGCGAGGTGACCGCGGTCGAGCCCTCCGCGTCGATGCGCGCGCAGCGGCCGGCGGGCCTGCCGCCGGCGGTCGACGCCGTCGCCGAAAAACTGCCGTTCCCCGACCGGGCCTTCGAAGGCGCGATGAGCACGTTCAGCGTCCACCAGTGGAACGACCTGTGGACGGGGCTGCGGGAGATGCGCCGCGTCACGCGCGGCCCGATCGCGATCCTGACCTGCGACCCGGAGCGGCTGCGCCGGTTCTGGCTGCTCGACTACGCGCCCGAGGTGATCGAGACCGAGGCCGGGCGCTATCCGTCGATCGACGACATCGCCGACGGGCTCGGCGGCCACACGTCCGTCGTCGGCGTGCCGATCCCGATCGACTGCACCGACGGGTTCAACGAGGCGTACTACGCGCGTCCCGAACGCCTGCTGGACCCGGGCGCGCGGCTGTCGTGTTCGGCGTGGAGCTTCGTCGACGACCGCGTGCACCACCGCTTCGCCGCCGAACTGCAGCACGACCTGGACGACGGCACGTGGGACCGCCGCTACGGCGGCCTGCGGGAGCAGGCGACGTTCGACGGTTCGCTGGTCCTCGTCGTTTCCGATCCGACGGCGTGA
- a CDS encoding sensor histidine kinase, translated as MRLPAVSLRTRIVAAIVGVTTTATAVMAYFAYQVQSDDVVWAFTIAAESRMITDTIDMQKEVDRVRPEERANAILHELRLQPAGWLLVTKPPGKPFTTIARAPLELDGHQVVALGPPRMLSTEIPEELLRPVEAEVLSRPFGTISMSTAHTTDPETGRPVLVVSRDFGGTDYFLVELFDLGVLETDLGALRRNLALIALGVSVLGVGVALVIGRRIRRPIKALSVAADELGAGALDTRVPVKGRDEVAALAESFNTMAARLGSSIDELHAKDRQQRRFVADVAHDLRTPLASMIATVDSLDHAEPATRTRAAEILGTQVRRLAKLVEDLLEIARFDAGKADLRVAPVDLADLVADAAEVTGMEAAVRASGDVTVIADPRRVHVVVANLLSNAVQHGAAPVTVTLDGTGTGTGADTGDVVVRVADAGPGVPEDLLPILFDRFTRGDHARQATGGSGLGLAIARENVLAHGGSLAAHNDGGAVFTVRLPRSSGVENA; from the coding sequence GTGAGGCTCCCGGCCGTCAGCCTGCGGACGCGGATCGTCGCGGCGATCGTCGGGGTGACCACGACGGCGACGGCGGTCATGGCCTATTTCGCGTACCAGGTGCAGTCCGATGACGTGGTGTGGGCGTTCACCATCGCCGCCGAGTCCCGGATGATCACCGACACCATCGACATGCAGAAGGAGGTCGACCGGGTCCGGCCCGAGGAGCGGGCCAACGCGATCCTGCACGAGCTCAGGTTGCAGCCCGCCGGCTGGCTGCTCGTGACCAAACCACCCGGCAAGCCGTTCACCACGATCGCCCGCGCGCCCCTGGAACTCGACGGGCACCAGGTCGTCGCCCTCGGGCCACCACGGATGCTCTCCACGGAAATCCCGGAGGAGCTGCTGAGGCCGGTCGAAGCAGAGGTGCTTTCCCGCCCCTTCGGCACGATCTCGATGAGCACCGCGCACACCACGGATCCGGAGACCGGCCGCCCGGTGCTGGTCGTGAGCCGCGATTTCGGCGGCACCGATTACTTCCTCGTCGAGCTCTTCGACCTCGGCGTGCTCGAAACCGACCTCGGCGCGCTGCGCCGGAACCTGGCGTTGATCGCGCTCGGGGTGAGCGTGCTCGGCGTCGGCGTCGCGCTCGTGATCGGACGCCGGATCCGCCGTCCGATCAAGGCGTTGTCCGTGGCCGCCGACGAGCTGGGTGCGGGCGCGCTCGACACGCGAGTGCCGGTCAAGGGCCGGGACGAGGTCGCCGCACTCGCCGAGTCGTTCAACACGATGGCCGCGCGGCTCGGCTCGTCGATCGACGAGCTGCACGCGAAGGACCGCCAGCAGCGGCGGTTCGTCGCCGACGTCGCCCACGACCTGCGCACCCCGCTCGCCTCGATGATCGCCACCGTCGACAGCCTCGACCACGCCGAGCCGGCCACCCGCACCCGCGCCGCCGAGATCCTCGGCACCCAGGTGCGGCGGCTGGCGAAGCTCGTCGAGGACCTCCTCGAGATCGCCCGGTTCGACGCCGGGAAGGCCGACCTGCGGGTGGCGCCCGTCGACCTCGCCGACCTGGTCGCCGACGCCGCCGAAGTCACCGGCATGGAGGCTGCCGTGAGGGCGAGCGGGGACGTCACGGTCATCGCCGATCCGCGGCGAGTGCACGTCGTGGTGGCAAACCTGCTGAGCAACGCCGTCCAGCACGGCGCCGCGCCGGTCACGGTCACGCTCGACGGCACCGGCACCGGCACCGGCGCCGACACCGGCGACGTCGTCGTCCGCGTCGCCGACGCCGGCCCCGGGGTGCCGGAGGACCTGCTGCCGATCCTGTTCGACCGGTTCACCCGCGGCGACCACGCGCGTCAGGCGACCGGGGGCAGCGGGCTCGGGCTGGCGATCGCCCGGGAGAACGTACTCGCGCACGGCGGATCGCTTGCGGCGCACAACGACGGCGGCGCGGTGTTCACCGTGCGGCTCCCGCGGTCCTCCGGCGTCGAGAACGCCTGA
- a CDS encoding response regulator transcription factor translates to MPRLLLVEDDEALAEALSLALRALGHDVVHAPTGEHALTELADAEFVLLDVMLPGIDGFEVCRRIRARSRLPIVLLTARGDPIDVVAGLECGADDYVVKPAEPRVLDARIKAIGRRAHPAVPEAGLLRVGELEIDAAAMSVTRGGEELALTATEIRLLVEFAEHPNQVLSRQVLLKRVWDYGYVGDSRIVDAAVARLRAKVEDDPANPVLLRTVRGLGYHLVTK, encoded by the coding sequence GTGCCGCGTCTGCTGCTCGTCGAGGACGACGAAGCACTGGCCGAAGCCCTTTCGCTGGCGTTGCGCGCGCTCGGCCACGACGTCGTCCACGCCCCCACCGGCGAGCACGCGCTGACCGAGCTGGCCGACGCCGAGTTCGTCCTCCTCGACGTCATGCTGCCCGGCATCGACGGCTTCGAGGTCTGCCGCCGCATCCGCGCCCGCAGCCGGCTGCCGATCGTGCTGCTGACCGCGCGCGGCGACCCGATCGACGTCGTCGCCGGGCTCGAATGCGGCGCCGACGACTACGTCGTCAAGCCGGCGGAACCCCGCGTGCTCGACGCGCGGATCAAGGCGATCGGCCGCCGCGCGCACCCTGCCGTGCCGGAAGCCGGCCTGCTGCGCGTGGGCGAGCTGGAGATCGACGCCGCCGCGATGAGCGTCACCCGCGGCGGAGAGGAGCTCGCCCTGACCGCCACGGAGATCCGGCTGCTCGTCGAGTTCGCGGAGCACCCGAACCAGGTGCTGAGCCGGCAGGTGCTGCTCAAGCGGGTCTGGGACTACGGCTACGTCGGCGACTCGCGGATCGTCGACGCGGCAGTCGCGCGGCTGCGGGCCAAGGTCGAGGACGACCCGGCGAACCCGGTGCTGCTGCGGACGGTTCGCGGCCTCGGCTACCACCTGGTGACGAAGTGA